The Pyrococcus kukulkanii genome contains a region encoding:
- a CDS encoding V-type ATP synthase subunit C — MEVSTITAILDTTLAVVFTWVAYKTGQIIWKYTPYSYPNARIKAMEARLLSDQRILELSESRTLQNFVVNLEDSDYGPRLTSIENVNLRNVEMALELSLVDLLELMVKIMPKRVKGFFELLEESIDVRNISNVVKAKLNGLPAQDYIIPAGKMLPKVKAITEAKTMEEILVILEGTEYEEPLRKLLLKEITIQEFELDLYRNYYTKLFKYANSRKGEEKVILLEFVRMLIDERNISTILRAKMAGMSPENLKRLIIEGGSLSRATLDAMVNAEDHIMAMGELEGTKYGQVIRDVREELESGNLEAIERAIRRYRLTRMKELAQFYPLSVGVALTYILEREMEVRKLRAIAKLIVDGVKPEKIKELVGEVA, encoded by the coding sequence ATGGAAGTATCGACGATAACCGCAATACTCGATACGACATTAGCTGTTGTCTTTACATGGGTAGCCTATAAGACCGGCCAAATAATCTGGAAGTATACCCCTTACTCGTATCCAAATGCTAGGATAAAGGCAATGGAAGCTAGGTTGCTATCAGATCAGAGAATACTTGAGCTTTCAGAAAGTAGAACACTGCAGAACTTCGTGGTTAACCTTGAAGATTCCGATTATGGACCAAGGCTTACAAGCATTGAGAACGTGAACTTAAGGAACGTTGAGATGGCACTAGAACTTTCGCTTGTTGATTTGCTTGAGCTAATGGTAAAAATAATGCCTAAGAGAGTAAAGGGATTCTTTGAGCTACTTGAAGAGAGCATTGATGTTAGGAACATCTCTAACGTTGTAAAGGCAAAGCTCAACGGTTTGCCTGCCCAGGATTATATAATACCTGCGGGCAAGATGCTTCCAAAAGTGAAGGCAATAACCGAGGCAAAAACAATGGAGGAAATTCTCGTAATACTGGAGGGAACCGAGTACGAAGAGCCCCTTAGGAAGCTCTTACTTAAGGAGATAACCATTCAAGAGTTTGAGCTTGACCTGTATCGGAACTATTACACGAAGCTATTTAAGTATGCAAACTCAAGGAAGGGCGAGGAGAAAGTGATCCTGCTCGAATTTGTTAGGATGCTCATAGATGAGAGGAACATATCAACAATACTTAGGGCAAAGATGGCCGGAATGTCCCCAGAGAACCTAAAGAGGCTGATAATTGAGGGTGGAAGCCTTTCTAGGGCAACTCTCGATGCCATGGTAAACGCTGAGGATCACATAATGGCAATGGGGGAGCTTGAGGGAACTAAGTACGGCCAGGTTATAAGGGATGTCAGAGAGGAACTTGAGAGTGGCAATCTCGAGGCAATTGAAAGGGCTATAAGAAGGTACAGGCTAACTAGAATGAAGGAGTTGGCTCAGTTCTATCCGCTGAGTGTCGGCGTTGCTCTAACGTATATCTTAGAGAGGGAGATGGAAGTCAGGAAGCTTAGAGCAATTGCAAAGCTTATTGTTGATGGTGTAAAGCCCGAAAAGATCAAGGAGCTCGTTGGTGAGGTAGCATGA
- a CDS encoding V-type ATP synthase subunit F, producing MKIVVMGDEDTIVGFKLAGVHEAYEFDLSDLSVERARNKLKELVERDDIGVILITERLAQKIGELPDVNLPIILQIPDKFGSLYGEELLKEIVRRAIGVEIKR from the coding sequence ATGAAAATAGTTGTTATGGGGGACGAAGACACGATAGTTGGATTCAAGCTTGCTGGGGTTCATGAAGCTTATGAGTTTGATTTATCTGACCTATCAGTTGAGAGGGCTAGAAATAAGCTGAAGGAACTAGTTGAGAGGGATGATATTGGGGTTATACTTATCACCGAAAGGCTTGCCCAGAAAATAGGGGAACTACCCGATGTTAACCTTCCAATCATCCTCCAAATTCCCGACAAGTTTGGCTCCCTTTACGGTGAAGAGTTGCTGAAAGAGATAGTTAGAAGGGCGATAGGTGTTGAGATAAAGAGGTGA
- a CDS encoding ATP synthase subunit A codes for MPAKGRIIRVTGPLVVADGMKGAKMYEVVRVGELGLIGEIIRLEGDKAVIQVYEETAGVRPGEPVVGTGASLSVELGPGLLTSIYDGIQRPLEILREKSGDFIARGITAPALPRDKKWHFTPKVKVGDKVVGGDIIGEVPETSIIVHKIMVPPGIEGEIVEIADEGEYTLEDVIAKVKTPSGEIKELKMYQRWPVRVKRPYKEKLPPEIPLITGQRVIDTFFPQAKGGTAAIPGPFGSGKTVTQHQLAKWSDAQVVIYIGCGERGNEMTDVLEEFPKLTDPNTGKPLMERTVLIANTSNMPVAAREASIYTGITIAEYFRDMGYDVALMADSTSRWAEALREISGRLEEMPGEEGYPAYLASKLAEFYERAGRVVTLGSDYRVGSVSVIGAVSPPGGDFSEPVVQNTLRVVKVFWALDADLARRRHFPAINWLTSYSLYVDAIQGWWHKNVDPEWRKMRDKAMELLQKEAELQEIVRIVGPDALPERERAILLVARMLREDYLQQDAFDEVDTYCPPQKQVTMMRVLLNFYEKTMEAISRGVPLEEIAKLPVREEIGRMKFEPDVEKIKALIDKTNEQFEELFKKYGE; via the coding sequence ATGCCAGCCAAGGGAAGGATAATTAGGGTTACGGGTCCTCTCGTAGTTGCCGATGGGATGAAAGGGGCAAAGATGTATGAGGTCGTTAGAGTCGGTGAGCTTGGTCTCATAGGGGAAATCATTAGACTTGAGGGAGACAAGGCGGTGATTCAGGTTTACGAGGAAACGGCTGGAGTTAGACCTGGCGAGCCCGTCGTTGGAACTGGAGCATCGTTAAGTGTTGAACTCGGTCCTGGGCTTTTAACCTCAATATACGATGGTATTCAAAGGCCTCTTGAAATCCTTAGGGAGAAGAGTGGCGACTTCATAGCTAGAGGTATTACAGCTCCTGCCCTCCCCAGGGACAAGAAGTGGCACTTCACTCCAAAGGTTAAAGTTGGAGACAAGGTCGTTGGAGGAGATATAATTGGTGAAGTGCCTGAAACCAGCATTATTGTTCACAAGATAATGGTGCCCCCAGGGATAGAGGGTGAGATAGTTGAGATCGCCGATGAAGGAGAATATACTCTTGAAGATGTCATTGCAAAAGTTAAGACTCCCAGTGGCGAGATTAAGGAATTGAAAATGTATCAGAGGTGGCCCGTTAGAGTAAAGAGACCGTACAAGGAAAAGCTTCCTCCAGAAATTCCGCTCATTACAGGGCAGAGAGTTATTGATACGTTCTTTCCACAGGCTAAAGGAGGAACTGCTGCGATTCCGGGACCCTTCGGAAGTGGAAAGACGGTCACCCAGCACCAATTGGCGAAATGGAGCGATGCACAGGTCGTAATCTACATTGGATGCGGTGAGAGAGGAAATGAGATGACAGATGTTCTCGAGGAGTTTCCAAAGCTTACCGATCCTAACACGGGTAAGCCACTTATGGAGAGAACAGTTTTAATTGCAAACACATCCAACATGCCTGTCGCAGCGAGAGAGGCCTCAATTTACACTGGAATTACAATTGCGGAGTACTTCAGAGACATGGGGTACGACGTTGCTTTGATGGCAGATTCAACGTCAAGATGGGCTGAGGCGTTGAGAGAGATTTCGGGAAGACTTGAGGAGATGCCCGGTGAGGAGGGTTACCCTGCCTACCTCGCATCAAAGCTCGCTGAATTCTACGAGAGGGCAGGAAGAGTTGTAACCCTGGGTAGCGACTACAGGGTGGGTAGCGTCAGTGTAATTGGAGCAGTTTCGCCTCCGGGCGGTGACTTCTCCGAGCCCGTAGTCCAGAACACCCTGAGAGTTGTGAAGGTCTTCTGGGCTCTCGATGCTGACCTAGCGAGAAGGAGGCACTTCCCTGCAATTAACTGGCTAACGAGCTACTCCCTTTACGTAGATGCAATTCAGGGCTGGTGGCACAAGAATGTCGATCCAGAGTGGAGAAAGATGAGGGACAAGGCAATGGAGCTACTGCAGAAGGAAGCTGAGCTACAGGAGATCGTTAGAATTGTAGGTCCCGATGCCCTTCCAGAGAGGGAGAGGGCTATCCTACTGGTTGCAAGGATGCTCAGAGAGGACTACCTGCAGCAGGACGCCTTCGATGAAGTCGATACCTACTGTCCACCTCAGAAACAGGTAACGATGATGAGGGTTCTCCTCAACTTCTACGAGAAGACGATGGAGGCAATAAGCAGGGGAGTTCCGCTTGAGGAGATAGCAAAGTTACCAGTTAGGGAAGAGATCGGTAGAATGAAGTTTGAACCGGATGTTGAGAAGATCAAGGCTCTAATTGATAAGACCAATGAGCAGTTTGAGGAGCTCTTCAAGAAGTATGGAGAGTGA
- a CDS encoding ATP synthase subunit B, whose product MSKEYSTISKIYGPLMIVEGVKGVAYGEVVEIETETGEKRKGQVLDARENLAIVQVFEGTRDLDIKTTSVRFTGETLKVPVSMDMLGRIFNGIGKPIDGGPEIIPEDRRDVHGAPLNPVARAYPRDFIQTGISAIDGMNTLVRGQKLPIFSGSGLPHNKLAAQIARQAKVLGEEESFAVVFAAMGITYEEANFFKKSFEETGAIERAVLFLNLADDPAIERIITPRMALTVAEYLAFDYDMQVLVILTDMTNYCEALREISAAREEVPGRRGYPGYMYTDLATIYERAGRVRGRKGSITQMPILTMPDDDITHPIPDLTGYITEGQIVLSRELHRKGIYPPIDVLPSLSRLMKDGIGKGRTREDHPQLAQQLYAAYAEGRSLRDLVAVVGEEALSETDKKYLEFADRFEREFVAQGYDEDRSIEETLDLGWELLSILPESELKRVKKEMIMKYHPKYRKRSS is encoded by the coding sequence ATGAGCAAGGAGTACTCAACGATAAGCAAGATCTATGGCCCCTTAATGATAGTTGAAGGTGTAAAGGGAGTAGCCTATGGTGAGGTCGTTGAGATAGAGACTGAGACAGGTGAGAAGAGAAAGGGTCAGGTTTTAGATGCTAGGGAGAACCTAGCTATAGTTCAGGTCTTCGAGGGAACGAGAGATCTTGACATCAAAACTACCAGCGTTCGCTTTACCGGAGAGACATTGAAGGTTCCAGTTTCAATGGACATGCTTGGAAGGATATTCAACGGTATCGGTAAGCCCATCGATGGCGGACCCGAGATAATCCCAGAGGACAGGAGAGATGTTCACGGTGCTCCCCTTAATCCTGTTGCTAGAGCTTATCCGAGAGACTTCATCCAGACTGGAATCTCGGCAATAGATGGGATGAACACCCTTGTTAGGGGCCAAAAGTTGCCAATCTTTAGTGGTTCAGGTCTACCCCACAACAAACTTGCAGCTCAAATAGCTAGGCAGGCGAAGGTCCTCGGAGAAGAGGAAAGCTTCGCAGTAGTCTTCGCGGCGATGGGTATCACATACGAGGAGGCAAACTTCTTCAAGAAGAGCTTTGAAGAGACTGGAGCAATTGAAAGGGCTGTGCTATTCTTAAACTTGGCTGATGATCCAGCAATTGAGAGAATTATAACCCCAAGAATGGCATTAACAGTAGCTGAGTATTTGGCCTTTGACTATGATATGCAGGTTCTCGTAATTCTTACGGACATGACGAACTACTGTGAGGCCTTGAGAGAGATATCCGCGGCAAGAGAAGAGGTTCCAGGAAGAAGAGGTTACCCGGGTTACATGTACACAGACTTGGCTACTATCTATGAGCGTGCCGGCCGTGTAAGGGGAAGGAAGGGATCAATAACTCAGATGCCCATCCTCACGATGCCGGACGATGACATAACCCATCCAATCCCAGACCTTACCGGTTACATTACTGAGGGCCAGATAGTCCTGAGCAGAGAGCTTCACAGGAAGGGTATCTACCCGCCAATTGATGTCTTACCTTCGCTCTCAAGGCTGATGAAGGACGGTATAGGCAAAGGCAGAACAAGGGAGGATCACCCACAACTTGCCCAGCAGTTATATGCTGCATACGCAGAGGGTAGGAGCTTGAGAGATCTAGTTGCTGTAGTTGGAGAGGAGGCACTAAGTGAGACCGATAAGAAGTACTTGGAGTTCGCTGACAGGTTCGAGAGGGAGTTCGTCGCGCAGGGCTATGACGAGGACAGGAGTATTGAAGAAACTCTCGATCTTGGTTGGGAGCTCCTATCGATACTGCCAGAGAGCGAGCTGAAGAGGGTAAAGAAGGAAATGATTATGAAATACCATCCAAAGTACAGGAAGCGCTCCTCTTAA
- a CDS encoding V-type ATP synthase subunit D — protein MPEILKVKPTRMELLKLKRRVKLAERGHKLLKEKQDALIMEFFTIYDEALNLRKELIQKMEEAFEALRKAQVDIGSLRLKEIAIGVNPNKEIEVRTRNVMGVRVPLIEMPEMKRKTGERGYSFIATTSTVDAAAEKFEEVLELAVRLAEVEEALKRLGREIEKTKRRVNALEYIIIPRMKNTIKFIEQHLDEMERENFFRLKRVKALIEARSQG, from the coding sequence ATGCCAGAGATTCTCAAGGTCAAGCCCACAAGAATGGAACTGCTTAAGCTCAAGAGGAGGGTTAAGCTGGCTGAGAGAGGGCATAAGCTACTCAAGGAGAAGCAGGATGCACTAATAATGGAGTTCTTCACGATATACGATGAGGCTTTAAACCTCAGGAAGGAGCTCATCCAGAAGATGGAGGAAGCTTTTGAAGCTCTAAGAAAGGCTCAGGTTGACATTGGCTCACTAAGGCTCAAGGAGATTGCTATAGGTGTTAATCCAAACAAGGAGATCGAAGTGAGAACGAGGAACGTAATGGGCGTTAGGGTCCCCCTCATCGAGATGCCCGAAATGAAGAGGAAGACTGGAGAAAGAGGGTATTCGTTCATAGCGACGACTTCCACTGTAGATGCTGCAGCTGAAAAGTTTGAGGAAGTTCTCGAGCTCGCCGTAAGGTTGGCCGAGGTTGAAGAGGCCCTTAAGAGACTTGGTAGAGAAATAGAGAAGACAAAGAGAAGGGTTAATGCTCTCGAATATATAATAATCCCGAGAATGAAGAACACAATAAAATTCATTGAGCAGCACTTGGACGAGATGGAAAGGGAGAACTTCTTTAGGCTCAAGAGGGTTAAGGCATTAATTGAGGCTAGGTCTCAAGGATAG
- a CDS encoding oxygen-binding di-iron domain-containing protein — MGEYFITSNLDPRKDHVLYKDDEHMVVYLGTQEGGQDVDVNSYLIVSRGRGILIDPGGYKIFSKVLANISKYIDPRNIDYIYMCHQDPDVAGSIPLWREISDAKILVHWLWVRFLPHFGFESIGSYAHELQDEGEILEFGATTLEFIPAHFLHSPGHFTVYDHRSKFLFTGDIGIAFPDEGYLVVEDFEKHVQYMRPLHERLMASNKALKVWVNKVRYLDIEAILPQHGAIIPRKYVKRFFDWLENLKVGVDLMR; from the coding sequence GTGGGAGAGTACTTTATCACTTCAAACTTGGATCCCAGAAAAGATCACGTCCTCTACAAGGACGATGAACACATGGTTGTTTATTTGGGAACTCAAGAAGGAGGGCAGGACGTTGACGTTAACAGCTACCTCATCGTGAGTAGGGGAAGGGGGATTCTCATAGATCCCGGAGGGTATAAGATATTCTCAAAGGTTCTTGCGAATATATCAAAGTACATTGATCCCAGGAATATTGACTACATCTACATGTGTCATCAGGATCCAGATGTTGCTGGGAGCATTCCCCTATGGAGGGAAATTAGTGATGCAAAAATCTTAGTCCACTGGCTCTGGGTCAGGTTCTTGCCTCACTTCGGATTCGAGAGCATAGGTAGCTATGCTCATGAGCTACAGGATGAGGGGGAGATTCTCGAGTTCGGGGCTACAACACTGGAGTTTATTCCTGCCCATTTTCTTCATAGCCCTGGCCACTTCACGGTTTATGACCACAGGAGCAAGTTCCTGTTTACGGGTGATATTGGGATAGCGTTCCCCGATGAGGGCTACCTCGTCGTCGAGGACTTTGAAAAGCACGTTCAGTACATGAGGCCTCTCCATGAGAGGTTAATGGCGAGCAATAAGGCCCTAAAGGTCTGGGTGAACAAGGTTAGGTACCTGGATATAGAGGCAATTCTTCCCCAGCATGGTGCCATAATACCCAGGAAGTACGTCAAGAGGTTCTTTGACTGGCTTGAGAACCTGAAGGTTGGTGTTGACCTTATGAGGTGA
- a CDS encoding methyl-accepting chemotaxis protein has product MNIRNIEKASNALAQSLRIKTSSKEASKIVEELAEEISGKFMENNTMILENIERLSQVMVELDKFRKEFLPFFQRFEVFAREFNTLVQNLEYVSKISDSIASVAKQTNLVALNASIEAARAGEAGRGFAVVADEIRRMAVQTMNLAKEIKDFNSRVMSQLDALRDALEVMDRIKEGTEILGRDIEVIVEISNVLSEISKEQEQFINDIKRLKGIALALRKFADMQDKYNKELATLLRLMVSEYSKEQLEEEGIL; this is encoded by the coding sequence ATGAACATTAGGAACATAGAAAAGGCATCAAATGCTTTGGCTCAATCATTGAGGATAAAGACTTCAAGCAAGGAGGCCAGCAAGATAGTTGAAGAGCTCGCTGAGGAGATAAGCGGAAAGTTCATGGAGAACAATACAATGATACTTGAAAATATCGAAAGATTGTCTCAAGTGATGGTTGAGCTGGATAAGTTCAGGAAAGAATTCTTACCATTCTTCCAAAGGTTTGAAGTGTTCGCTAGGGAGTTCAACACCTTAGTTCAGAACCTTGAATACGTCTCAAAGATCAGCGATTCTATTGCGAGCGTTGCTAAGCAGACTAACCTTGTTGCTCTAAATGCATCAATAGAGGCGGCGAGGGCTGGAGAGGCTGGAAGGGGTTTCGCTGTAGTTGCCGACGAAATTAGGAGGATGGCAGTTCAGACAATGAATTTAGCTAAAGAGATAAAGGACTTTAACTCGAGGGTCATGTCCCAGCTTGATGCATTGAGGGATGCCTTGGAGGTCATGGACAGAATAAAAGAGGGGACTGAAATCTTGGGGAGGGACATTGAGGTTATAGTTGAGATAAGCAACGTGCTCAGCGAAATTTCCAAGGAGCAGGAGCAGTTCATAAACGACATAAAAAGGCTCAAGGGTATAGCTCTAGCTTTGAGGAAGTTTGCGGACATGCAGGATAAGTACAATAAAGAACTGGCTACCCTTCTTAGGTTAATGGTTAGTGAATACTCGAAGGAGCAACTTGAGGAGGAGGGTATATTATGA